Proteins from a genomic interval of Papaver somniferum cultivar HN1 chromosome 4, ASM357369v1, whole genome shotgun sequence:
- the LOC113275577 gene encoding uncharacterized protein LOC113275577 — MASITVSFVGLDELSLKLAASLITSGFHVKAFEVSEPLIVEFLKLGGVKCSNLLEAAQDTAATILLSSNADEILGEEGVLKGLGKGAVVILRSTIPLATVQKIDNHLSENDKAVFLVDAHISKGTFEDLEGKIMITSSGSSEAIAKARPVLSAMCDKLYIFDGKVGAGSKVKIVNELLEGIHLVASMEAILLGVQAGIHPQILYDIISNAAGNSWVFKNHVPQILKAGQTKHLSLDSFVQNLRYILDVAKSLPFPLPLLAVAHQQLLYGCSRRDDDKASLVQITEVVLGKRIIDASNEEIYSPEKLADEITSTSSSVKRIGFIGLGAMGFGMATHLIKSNFCVIGFDVYKPTLARFLSAGGLVGNSPAEVASDVDVLIVMVTNEAQAESVLYGNFGAVSALSSGASIILSSTVSPGFITQLEGRLKGENKDLKLVDAPVSGGVKKAASGELTVMASGTNDALKSTGSVLSALSEKLYIIKGDCGAGSCVKMVNQLLAGVHIASAAEAMVFGARLGLNTRLLFEVIMNSEGASWMFGNRVPHMLDNDYTPYSALDIFVKDLGIVSHECSERKLPLHISTVAHQQFLSGSAAGWGRLDDSAVVKVYETLAGVQVEGKLPIPNKEDVLKSLPSEWPLDPIEDIQRLSQSASKVLVVLDDDPTGTQTVHDIDVLTEWSVGSLVDQFSRRPSCFFILTNSRSMSSDKAIELTKEICINIDTAAKTVQNIGYTVVLRGDSTLRGHFPEEADAAVSVLGEMDAWIICPFFLQGGRYTIEDIHYVADSDKLVPAGETEFAKDASFGYKSSNLREWIEEKTKGRVSSSSVASISIQLLRKGGPTAVCDHLCSLPKGSTCIVNAASERDMAVFAAGMIQAELKGKRFLCRTAASFVSARIGIRPKAPIVPKDLGTNTERNGGLIVVGSYVPKTTKQVEELIAQLGNVIRTIEISVAKLAMRSLDEREQEISQAAEMADVFLRSRKDTLIMTSRELITGSSPSESLEINFKVSSALVEIVRLITTRPRYILAKGGITSSDLATKALEARHAKVVGQALAGVPLWQLGPESRHPGVPYIVFPGNVGDSSAVAEVVKRWACPVKLASTKDLLLNAEKGGYAVGAFNVYNLEGVEAVVAAAEEEKSPAILQIHPSSLKHGGAPLIACCIAAAEQSNVPITVHFDHGNDKNELLGALEMGFDSLMVDGSHLSFEENIAFTKHIGYLARPKMMLVEAELGRLSGTEDDLTVEDYEAKLTDITQAGEFIDKTQIDALAVCIGNVHGKYPASGPNLRLDLLKELHAVCSEKGVVLVLHGASGVPEKLIKECIELGIRKFNVNTEVRKAYMESLLTPKKDLVHVMESSKQAMKAVVAEKMQLFGSSGKAW; from the exons ATGGCGTCGATCACAGTTAGTTTTGTTGGGTTGGATGAACTGAGCTTGAAATTAGCTGCTTCTCTCATCACCTCTGGATTTCATGTCAAAGCTTTTGAg GTTTCCGAGCCTTTGATTGTTGAGTTTTTGAAATTAGGTGGAGTTAAATGTTCCAACCTGTTAGAGGCCGCGCAAG ATACGGCAGCTACAATTTTATTGAGTTCCAATGCAGACGAAATTCTTGGAGAAGAGGGTGTTCTGAAAG GGTTGGGAAAAGGTGCAGTTGTCATACTTCGCTCAACTATACCACTAGCAACGGTCCAAAAGATAGACAATCATCTCTCAG AGAACGACAAGGCAGTTTTTCTAGTAGATGCACATATCTCTAAAGGCACATTTGAGGATTTAGAAGGAAAAATAATG ATTACTTCCTCTGGAAGTTCCGAGGCAATTGCAAAGGCACGACCTGTTCTCTCTG CAATGTGCGATAAGCTTTACATTTTTGACGGAAAAGTTGGTGCAGGAAG CAAAGTTAAAATTGTAAATGAACTGCTTGAGGGCATTCATCTCGTTGCCTCCATGGAGGCTATTCTCCTCGGTGTTCAAGCTGGGATTCATCCACAGATACTGTACGACATAATCTCCAATGCTGCTGGAAACTCATG GGTGTTCAAAAATCATGTTCCTCAAATACTGAAGGCTGGTCAAACCAAACATCTCTCCCTGGATAGTTTTGTCCAGAATCTG AGGTACATTTTGGATGTGGCAAAATCGCTTCCATTCCCTCTCCCTCTTTTGGCTGTGGCTCATCAACAACTTCTTTATG GGTGTTCGCGTAGAGATGATGATAAGGCTTCGCTAGTACAG ATTACAGAAGTTGTACTTGGGAAGCGTATAATAGATGCTAGTAATGAAGAAATTTACAGTCCTGAGAAGTTAGCAGATGAAATTACTTCTACATCATCTAGTGTGAAGCGAATTGGTTTTATTGGTCTTGGAGCAATGGGATTTGGGATGGCAACTCATCTTATAAAGTCAAACTTTTGCGTTATTGGTTTTGAT GTTTATAAACCCACATTAGCACGATTTTTGAGTGCTGGTGGCTTGGTTGGGAACTCTCCAGCAGAAGTTGCAAGTG ATGTAGATGTTCTTATTGTCATGGTTACAAATGAAGCTCAAGCTGAAAGTGTTTTATATGGCAACTTTGGTGCAGTTTCAG CTCTTTCATCTGGTGCATCGATTATCCTTTCATCAACTGTCTCTCCTGGATTTATTACCCAGTTAGAGGGAAGGTTAAAAG GTGAAAACAAGGATTTGAAGCTGGTGGATGCCCCTGTATCTGGTGGTGTTAAAAAAGCTGCATCTGGAGAACTTACA GTAATGGCATCAGGTACAAATGATGCATTGAAGTCTACTGGTTCAGTTCTCTCAG CATTAAGTGAGAAGCTTTATATCATAAAAGGCGACTGTGGAGCTGGAAG TTGTGTGAAAATGGTCAATCAACTGCTTGCCGGAGTTCACATAGCCTCAGCAGCTGAAGCAATGGTGTTTGGGGCTCGGCTGGGTCTTAATACAAGATTGTTATTTGAAGTCATCATGAACAGTGAAGGAGCATCATG GATGTTTGGAAATCGTGTACCACACATGTTAGACAACGATTACACACCATACTCTGCACTTGATATATTTGTGAAGGATCTG GGTATTGTTTCTCATGAGTGCTCGGAAAGAAAacttccacttcatatttctACAGTTGCTCACCAGCAATTTCTATCAG GATCTGCTGCTGGTTGGGGTAGGTTGGATGACTCTGCCGTCGTCAAG GTTTATGAGACCCTTGCTGGAGTACAAGTTGAAGGGAAACTTCCAATTCCTAATAAGGAAGATGTCTTGAAATCTCTTCCTTCTGAATGGCCATTGGATCCTATTGAAGATATTCAGAGACTAAGTCAGAGTGCATCCAAAGTCTTGGTTGTTCTGGATGATGACCCGACAGGAACCCAAACTGTTCATGACATAGATGTGCTAACAGAGTG GAGCGTTGGGTCTCTGGTTGACCAGTTCAGCAGAAGGCCTAGTTGCTTTTTTATTTTGACTAATTCTCGTTCAATGAGTTCTGATAAG GCCATTGAGTTGACAAAAGAAATCTGCATAAACATAGACACTGCTGCAAAGACAGTTCAGAACATTGGCTATACAGTTGTTCTAAGAGGTGATTCAACACTACGCGGCCACTTTCCAGAG GAAGCCGATGCAGCTGTTTCAGTACTTGGTGAAATGGATGCATGGATCATATGCCCTTTCTTTCTTCAAGGAGGACGCTACACAATTGAAGATATACACTACGTTGCAGATTCTGATAA GCTTGTTCCAGCTGGGGAGACTGAGTTTGCTAAAGATGCTTCCTTCGGATATAAGTCTTCGAATCTCCGCGAG TGGATAGAGGAGAAGACTAAAGGTCGGGTATCTTCTAGTAGTGTAGCATCCATTTCTATCCAGCTTTTGCGAAAAGGAGGACCTACTGCTGTTTGTGACCATCTCTGCAGTTTGCCAAAG GGATCAACATGTATAGTCAATGCAGCCAGCGAAAGGGATATGGCAGTATTTGCAGCAGGAATGATTCAG GCAGAACTGAAGGGTAAGCGATTCTTATGTCGAACTGCTGCAAGTTTTGTGTCTGCTCGTATCGGAATAAGACCAAAGGCTCCAATCGTGCCAAAAGATTTAGGAACAAATACAGAAAGGAATGGTGGTCTCATTGTTGTAGGGTCATATGTTCCCAAGACCACAAAGCAG GTCGAAGAGCTTATAGCACAACTGGGGAACGTAATAAGAACCATAGAG ATATCTGTTGCTAAACTTGCAATGAGGTCGTTAGATGAGCGAGAGCAGGAGATCAGTCAGGCAGCTGAAATGGCAGATGTGTTTCTCAGATCTCGTAAAGACACTTTAATAATGACCAGTAGAGAGCTCATAACAGGAAGCT CGCCTTCAGAAAGCTTAGAAATAAATTTCAAAGTTAGCTCTGCCTTGGTGGAAATTGTTAGACTGATCACTACTCGTCCTAGATATATTCTTGCGAAG GGCGGCATCACCTCATCTGATCTTGCTACAAAAGCCTTGGAAGCACGGCATGCGAAAGTTGTTGGTCAAGCCTTGGCTGGTGTCCCCTTGTGGCAACTAGGGCCTGAAAGTCGGCATCCAGGTGTTCCCTACATTGTTTTTCCAG GTAATGTTGGTGATAGTAGTGCGGTCGCTGAAGTGGTAAAAAGGTGGGCTTGTCCTGTTAAACTAGCCTCCACGAAGGATCTCCTGCTT aatgcgGAGAAGGGTGGATATGCTGTTGGAGCCTTCAACGTTTATAATCTGGAAGGAGTTgaagctgttgttgctgctgcagaGGAAGAAAAAAGTCCTGCCATTTTGCAG ATCCATCCTAGTTCCTTAAAGCACGGAGGAGCTCCCCTGATTGCTTGTTGCATCGCCGCTGCGGAACAGTCCAAC GTGCCAATCACTGTTCATTTTGATCATGGAAATGACAAAAATGAATTATTGGGAGCTCTTGAGATG GGATTTGACTCACTCATGGTAGATGGTTCACATCTTTCTTTTGAGGAAAACATTGCATTTACAAAGCACATAGGGTATTTGGCGCGCCCAAAAATGATGTTGGTGGAAGCCGAACTAGGAAGACTGTCAGGAACTGAAGATGATTTGACTGTTGAAGACTATGAAGCAAAGTTAACCGACATTACTCAA GCTGGAGAATTCATCGATAAGACGCAAATTGATGCCTTAGCAGTGTGTATCGGGAATGTCCATGGAAAATACCCAGCAAGTGGCCCAAATCTCAGACTGGATTTGCTTAAG GAACTGCACGCAGTGTGTTCAGAAAAAGGTGTTGTCTTGGTTCTGCATGGAGCCTCAGGAGTGCCTGAGAAACTAATAAAG GAGTGCATAGAGCTCGGTATTAGAAAATTCAATGTTAACACGGAAGTAAGGAAAGCTTACATGGAGTCTCTTCTTACCCCTAAGAAAGATCTTGTCCATGTTATGGAATCTTCAAAGCAAGCTATGAAAGCTGTCGTTGCAGAGAAGATGCAGTTATTTGGTTCATCAGGAAAAGCATGGTGA